In Lachancea thermotolerans CBS 6340 chromosome H complete sequence, a single genomic region encodes these proteins:
- the MPC3 gene encoding mitochondrial pyruvate carrier (similar to uniprot|P53311 Saccharomyces cerevisiae YGR243W FMP43) encodes MSAAGAAFRRFLNSETGPKTVHFWAPTLKWALVFAGISDVSRPVDKLSGVQNLSLLATGVIWTRWSFVIKPKNMLLASVNFFLACTAGYQLTRICNYRRAQGDTPGQVANYVINGPPPTHLPSERQHALTRQPSPAT; translated from the exons ATGTCCGCAGCCGGCGCAGCGTTCCGGCGCTTTTTAAACAGCGAAACAGGGCCAAAAACCGTGCATTTCTGG GCCCCCACGCTCAAATGGGCTCTCGTGTTCGCAGGCATCAGCGACGTCAGCCGCCCCGTCGACAAGCTCTCCGGCGTGCAGAACCTGTCGCTGCTCGCCACGGGCGTCATCTGGACGCGCTGGTCGTTCGTGATCAAGCCCAAGAACATGCTCCTCGCGTCcgtcaacttcttcctcgcCTGCACGGCGGGGTACCAGCTGACGCGTATCTGCAACTACCGCCGCGCGCAGGGCGACACACCCGGCCAGGTGGCGAACTACGTGATCAACGGCCCTCCGCCCACGCACCTTCCGTCGGAGCGGCAGCACGCGCTGACGCGCCAGCCGTCGCCAGCCACCTGA
- the BRF1 gene encoding transcription factor TFIIIB subunit BRF1 (similar to uniprot|P29056 Saccharomyces cerevisiae YGR246C BRF1 TFIIIB B-related factor one of three subunits of RNA polymerase III transcription initiation factor TFIIIB binds TFIIIC and TBP and recruits RNA pol III to promoters amino-terminal half is homologous to TFIIB), which produces MAKCKVCGGVDFERDISNANNDLVCKDCGTVSEDNPIVSEVTFGESSSGAAVVHGSYVGAGQSHAAFGPRGGSSALESRQATINNARRKLRAVSHALGIPEYVTDAATQWYTLALSNNFVQGRRSQNVIAACLYIACRKEKTHHMLIDFSSRLQVSVYSIGATFLKMVKALHITKLPLADPSLFIQHFAEKLDLGDKKIKVVKDAVKLAQRMARDWMYEGRRPAGIAGACLLLACRMNNLRRTHSEIVAVSHVAEETLQQRLNEFKSTKSGKLSINEFRDDAAVESEAQPPSFQRNRAKEKRLRQKIVENEFETSDEALTRNPILSQVLGAQELSSREVLYYLKQFSQRREKNTQRENISSSTNGLRTHGEATGHSEDAAVSSDSEAGTEHRPDADVDPNSRSHFQDAIDGYSVETDPHRPRNLHLLPTTSALLSKVADDPEDLQDVDDEELDSQLLDEEASKLKERIWIGINGDFLLEQESKRLKQEADMASGNASVKKRGGPRRKRKAASDADGVLADIKDDSGLHAALKLAEDTGDFTTADNVKNMIQKSSFSKKINYNAIDGLFGSS; this is translated from the coding sequence ATGGCCAAGTGTAAGGTCTGCGGCGGCGTTGACTTCGAGAGAGATATCTCTAATGCTAATAATGACTTGGTGTGTAAAGACTGTGGTACTGTCTCGGAAGACAATCCTATTGTTTCAGAGGTCACCTTTGGCGAGTCGAGTTCAGGTGCAGCTGTGGTACATGGTAGTTACGTGGGCGCTGGCCAGTCACACGCAGCTTTTGGACCTCGTGGTGGTTCATCGGCACTTGAGTCACGGCAGGCAACCATCAATAACGCGAGAAGGAAATTACGTGCCGTTTCGCACGCGTTAGGCATCCCTGAGTATGTGACGGATGCTGCCACTCAGTGGTACACGCTGGCACTTTCCAACAACTTTGTTCAAGGCCGGCGATCACAGAACGTTATCGCAGCTTGTCTTTATATTGCGTGCCGTAAAGAGAAAACACACCATATGCTCATAGACTTCTCATCGCGTCTTCAAGTCTCGGTTTACTCAATCGGTGCTACTTTCCTAAAAATGGTGAAAGCACTTCATATCACAAAGCTCCCATTGGCAGATCCATCATTGTTTATACAGCACTTTGCCGAGAAGCTAGATCTCGGTGACAAAAAGATCAAGGTAGTCAAGGACGCTGTAAAACTTGCGCAGCGCATGGCTCGCGACTGGATGTACGAGGGAAGACGCCCTGCAGGGATTGCGGGAGCATGTCTTCTGCTTGCTTGCAGGATGAATAACCTGCGTAGAACACACTCCGAAATTGTCGCGGTTTCACACGTTGCTGAGGAGACTTTGCAACAAAGATTAAATGaattcaaaagcaccaAATCTGGTAAGTTATCCATTAATGAGTTTAGGGATGATGCTGCAGTAGAATCAGAAGCTCAGCCGCCTTCGTTTCAGCGGAACAGGGCCAAGGAGAAACGGCTGCGCCAAAAGATTGTAGAGAACGAGTTCGAGACCAGTGACGAAGCTCTTACAAGAAACCCCATCTTATCTCAGGTGCTGGGCGCCCAAGAGTTATCGTCGAGGGAGGTTTTGTACTATCTCAAGCAATTCTCGCAGAGGAGAGAGAAAAACactcaaagagaaaacattAGCAGCAGCACTAATGGACTACGAACCCACGGCGAGGCTACTGGGCACAGTGAGGATGCCGCTGTAAGCTCCGATAGCGAGGCCGGCACGGAGCATCGTCCCGATGCTGATGTTGACCCCAACAGTCGATCACACTTCCAGGACGCTATTGACGGTTACTCCGTAGAGACAGATCCTCACCGCCCAAGAAATCTTCATCTGCTTCCTACAACTTCTGCACTGCTTTCTAAAGTGGCTGATGATCCAGAAGACCTGCAAGATGTGGATGATGAGGAGCTGGACTCTCAACTTCTGGACGAAGAAGCCTCAAAACTAAAGGAACGCATATGGATTGGTATAAATGGTGACTTTCTGCTCGAACAAGAGTCTAAGAGACTCAAACAGGAGGCGGATATGGCTTCCGGGAATGCTTCCGTGAAGAAACGCGGCGGGCCACGCCGTAAGCGGAAGGCAGCATCGGACGCAGATGGCGTACTTGCAGACATCAAAGACGATTCAGGTCTCCATGCTGCACTCAAACTGGCAGAGGATACTGGTGACTTTACGACAGCTGACAATGTGAAGAACATGATTCAaaagtcaagtttttcaaagaagattAACTACAATGCGATTGACGGCCTCTTCggaagctcttga
- the MGA1 gene encoding Mga1p (some similarities with uniprot|P53050 Saccharomyces cerevisiae YGR249W MGA1 Protein similar to heat shock transcription factor; multicopy suppressor of pseudohyphal growth defects of ammonium permease mutants), translated as MQNKTFIHQLHAILQQPELERWIRWEPDEQLRGVFSLRPHDAAFSTNVLKRYFKHGNVSSFVRQLHMYGFHKLAAPTAPTSTEPASPATSPAASAGSSVAGGGTSSADGSAGAAATTAGTKSGKSAVVWQFSHPSGAFCRDSTMSELGRIQRKSGGVGKNGKRKNVLSAVCVNYVDTTAAASIVSRPSSAMSGSDEAPQMTPLPSLRPLTTPAPPESARSPSSPDLLSQKGSSGSSNSVPQLSALYPGSTPVPAGPQNLTLQHLQHNINLIQRGMVTILDVLQQFPPQSSTEAETISATLQALRNDIISADTKWTHLRYPIVSAHSSFSSVGSSFSNAPPGSGSRFPSLSTQKSSVFSNTRFSNASIPRSSSSGQSTTDNWGLAPPHKKK; from the coding sequence ATGCAAAACAAGACCTTCATACACCAGCTGCACGCGATCCTGCAGCAGCCCGAGCTGGAGCGATGGATCCGGTGGGAACCCGACGAGCAGCTCCGCGGCGTGTTCTCGCTGCGGCCGCACGACGCGGCCTTCTCCACAAACGTGCTCAAGCGCTACTTCAAGCACGGAAACGTCAGCAGTTTTGTCCGCCAGCTTCATATGTACGGCTTCCACAAGCTGGCGGCGCCCACGGCGCCGACCAGCACCGAGCCGGCCAGTCCGGCCACCAGCCCGGCCGCCAGCGCAGGCTCAAGTGTAGCCGGAGGCGGCACCAGCAGTGCGGATggcagcgcgggcgccgcggccACAACCGCGGGCACCAAGTCCGGCAAGAGCGCTGTCGTGTGGCAATTCTCGCACCCTTCCGGTGCGTTTTGCCGAGACAGTACCATGAGCGAGCTTGGTCGCATCCAGCGCAAGAGCGGCGGCGTCGGCAAGAACGGGAAGCGCAAAAACGTGCTCTCCGCCGTGTGCGTGAACTACGTTGACACCACTGCCGCAGCGTCCATTGTCTCGAGGCCTTCCTCCGCGATGTCGGGGAGCGACGAGGCCCCCCAAATGACGCCGCTGCCGAGCCTCAGGCCCTTGACCACGCCAGCTCCCCCAGAATCGGCAAGAAGCCCGTCCTCCCCTGATCTGCTCTCTCAGAAGGGCTCCAGCGGGTCCTCTAATTCTGTTCCCCAGTTATCGGCTTTGTACCCTGGATCCACGCCTGTTCCAGCAGGCCCTCAAAACCTGACTTTGCAACATCTTCAACACAATATCAATCTCATCCAGAGGGGCATGGTCACAATACTCGATGTACTCCAGCAGTTCCCCCCACAATCTTCCACCGAGGCTGAGACCATCTCTGCAACGTTGCAGGCGCTGAGAAATGATATCATAAGTGCGGACACCAAATGGACTCACCTCAGGTATCCTATCGTTTCCGCACATTCCAGCTTTAGCAGCGTGGGCTCGTCCTTCTCCAATGCTCCTCCCGGGTCCGGCAGCCGCTTCCCCAGTCTCTCGACgcaaaaaagctctgtgTTCAGTAACACGCGGTTCAGTAATGCCAGCATACCGAGGAGCTCCTCCTCAGGCCAGAGTACAACTGACAATTGGGGTTTAGCCCCCCCtcacaagaagaaataa
- the SDA1 gene encoding Sda1p (similar to uniprot|P53313 Saccharomyces cerevisiae YGR245C SDA1 Severe Depolymerization of Actin): protein MVRKSRAAILPTNVILLQNLVKRDPQSYREEFLQQYSHYESLRDIFMLNAMENQVADDSNTSQFVELVGFVSQVCSCFPEETANFPNELRQLVLEYHKSLPFEVREKIITSLTMLRNKGVISAETLIQTMFPLLIAYSSHSNALGPNSHAKEVRKLVYSTLISLLKNCNTGSKNQKLNKSTQAICFNLLEQPDSQGVWASRLTRELWRRGIWDDSRAVEIMTQAALHDDVKIAYSGVLFFLGADREREENFEDNSDDEDIDVDALKHKMQINKKSGKRGKKLEAAVKSVKKKKAGAKTPQGFLNFSAIHLLRDPQGFADKLFTKQLSSKNNNRFDIDQKIALMQLLSRLIGTHKLMVLGIYSFFLKYLTPKQRDVTKIMASAAQACHDLVPPETISVMVRKIADEFVSDGVASEVAAAGLNTIREICSRAPLAIDETLLQDLTEYKGSKAKGVSIAAKSLVSLYREVAPEMLRRKDRGKVASMEMQDASRKGKESRRPKFGEESHVQGIAGIELLAQWKKDNEKVDDEEGDDKNWEVAEDSDSDADDDDGEWVTMESDKEYDVDMGDSDDEDAKAAKKAEAAEEDEPAAPAEKIDAETAFRDLASTRVLTPADFAKLQELRTEQGVARLMGVRNEETVDSDRLVGPVKHKNTKEERLQSVLEGREGREKFGSRKKSRGTEHSTTNREKQRKKNFVMMIHKRSVKGKQKMSLRDRQKVLRQHITKQKKRGF, encoded by the coding sequence ATGGTGCGGAAATCCAGAGCGGCCATATTGCCTACCAATGTTATTCTGCTTCAGAACCTAGTTAAAAGAGATCCTCAATCATACCGTGAGGAATTCTTGCAGCAGTACTCTCATTATGAATCGCTGAGAGACATTTTCATGCTTAATGCAATGGAAAACCAGGTCGCTGATGATTCCAATACAAGCCAGTTTGTGGAGTTGGTTGGATTTGTGAGCCAAGTCTGCTCGTGCTTCCCAGAAGAAACTGCGAACTTTCCAAATGAGCTGAGACAGCTGGTTCTCGAATACCATAAGTCTTTGCCTTTTGAAGTTAGAGAGAAAATAATTACGAGCTTAACGATGCTTAGAAACAAGGGCGTTATTTCAGCAGAGACCCTTATCCAGACAATGTTTCCACTTCTAATCGCCTATTCATCGCATAGCAATGCGTTGGGGCCAAACTCGCATGCCAAGGAGGTGCGTAAGCTGGTTTACAGTACCTTGATATCTCTGCTAAAGAATTGTAACACGGGGTCTAAGaaccagaagctcaacaagtcCACGCAGGCAATCTGTTTCAACCTTTTGGAACAGCCCGACTCGCAAGGTGTTTGGGCGTCGAGATTGACGCGAGAACTTTGGAGAAGAGGTATCTGGGACGACTCAAGGGCTGTTGAAATCATGACTCAGGCGGCCCTTCACGATGACGTTAAAATCGCTTACTCAGGTGTGCTATTTTTCCTTGGCGCTGACAGAGAGCGTGAGGAAAACTTCGAGGACAACTCTGACGACGAAGACATTGATGTGGATGCTCTAAAGCACAAGATgcaaatcaacaaaaagagtGGCAAGCGTGGTAAAAAGCTAGAAGCAGCAGTGAAGTCTGtaaagaagaagaaggccggAGCCAAAACCCCACAAggatttttgaacttcagTGCAATCCACCTGTTACGGGACCCCCAAGGTTTCGCTGATAAGCTATTCACTAAGCAGCTGtcaagcaaaaacaacaacCGTTTTGACATAGATCAGAAAATCGCTCTGATGCAGCTGCTTTCGAGACTGATCGGTACCCACAAGCTGATGGTCCTGGGCATTtattctttcttcttgaagtaCCTGACGCCAAAGCAAAGAGATGTAACAAAGATCATGGCTTCTGCCGCTCAAGCTTGTCACGACTTGGTGCCCCCAGAGACCATATCGGTGATGGTGCGCAAGATTGCTGACGAGTTTGTGAGTGATGGTGTAGCATCGGAAGTTGCTGCAGCTGGTTTGAACACAATTCGCGAGATATGTTCGCGTGCTCCACTAGCAATCGATGAGACCCTGCTCCAGGATTTGACGGAGTACAAGGGCTCCAAAGCCAAAGGTGTCAGCATCGCCGCAAAGTCGCTTGTGTCGCTGTACCGTGAAGTCGCGCCAGAGATGCTAAGGCGTAAGGACCGTGGTAAGGTTGCTTCCATGGAAATGCAAGATGCGTCTCGCAAGGGCAAGGAGTCGCGCAGACCTAAGTTCGGTGAAGAAAGTCATGTTCAGGGTATCGCAGGCATCGAGCTGCTGGCGCAATGGAAGAAGGACAACGAGAAGGTagacgacgaagaaggGGACGACAAGAACTGGGAGGTCGCCGAAGACTCCGACAGCGACGCagacgacgacgatggCGAGTGGGTCACCATGGAGAGCGACAAGGAGTACGACGTCGACATgggcgacagcgacgaTGAAGACGCTAAAGCGGCGAAGAAGGCAGAGGCTGCCGAAGAGGATGAGCCCGCCGCTCCCGCAGAAAAGATTGATGCTGAGACCGCGTTCCGCGATCTGGCTTCCACTCGCGTGCTGACGCCTGCCGATTTCGCGAAGCTGCAAGAACTGCGTACCGAGCAGGGTGTTGCGAGACTGATGGGCGTTAGGAACGAAGAGACTGTTGACTCCGACCGCCTGGTGGGCCCTGTCAAGCACAAGAACACCAAGGAGGAGAGGCTGCAGAGTGTTCTCGAGGGACGTGAGGGCAGAGAAAAGTTCGGGTCCCGCAAGAAGAGCAGAGGCACCGAGCACTCTACCACGAATCGTGAGAAGCAGCGTAAAAAGAATTTTGTCATGATGATTCACAAGAGATCCGTGAAGGGCAAGCAAAAGATGTCGCTGCGCGACCGTCAGAAGGTGCTGCGCCAGCACATTaccaagcagaagaagcgGGGCTTTTAG
- the LSC2 gene encoding succinate--CoA ligase (GDP-forming) subunit beta (highly similar to uniprot|P53312 Saccharomyces cerevisiae YGR244C LSC2 Beta subunit of succinyl-CoA ligase which is a mitochondrial enzyme of the TCA cycle that catalyzes the nucleotide-dependent conversion of succinyl-CoA to succinate), whose protein sequence is MLSRTIAANQLKNSLRASKQIRNLSIHEYRSAELLRQYGVGTPAGEAAFEPQQAYDIAKKLGHDALVVKAQALTGGRGKGHFDTGLKSGVHMIESAEQARDLAKQMLKHRLITKQSGAKGKPVSAVYVVERVNAKHEAYLSILMDRQSKKAMIICSSEGGMNIEEVAAKNPDAIKKFTVTESEGLTAETAKQISKSLGFSAEAEADAADAVTKLYKIFKEKDASQIEINPLSEVEGQDTKVMCMDAKFGFDDNASFRQEEVYSWRDLSQEDADEVVAKKSDLNFVKLQGNIGCLVNGAGLAMATMDVIKLYGGDPANFLDCGGGATPETIETAFKLILSNEKVDGIFVNIFGGIVRCDFVAQGLVSATKNLAVSVPIVARLQGTNLEEGRRIIEESGLKIYSFDELDPAAQKVVELTR, encoded by the coding sequence ATGTTGTCTAGAACGATTGCTGCGAATCAGCTGAAGAACAGCCTGAGGGCGTCGAAGCAGATTAGAAACCTGTCGATCCATGAATACCGTTCTGCGGAGTTGCTGAGGCAGTACGGCGTGGGCACGCCCGCGGGCGAGGCGGCGTTCGAGCCACAACAGGCTTACGACATcgcgaagaagctgggcCACGACGCGCTGGTGGTTAAGGCGCAGGCGCTGACAGGCGGACGTGGCAAGGGACACTTTGACACGGGTCTGAAGAGCGGTGTGCACATGATCGAGAGCGCGGAGCAGGCGCGGGATCTGGCGAAGCAGATGCTGAAGCACCGCCTGATCACAAAACAGTCGGGAGCCAAGGGCAAGCCCGTCAGCGCGGTGTATGTGGTGGAGCGCGTGAACGCGAAGCACGAGGCGTATCTGTCGATCCTGATGGACAGACAAAGCAAGAAGGCGATGATCATCTGCTCGAGCGAGGGAGGGATGAACATCGAGGAGGTTGCCGCGAAGAACCCAGACGcgatcaagaagttcacGGTGACCGAATCGGAGGGCCTAACCGCGGAGACCGCTAAGCAGATCTCGAAGAGCCTGGGGTTCTCGGCGGAGGCCGAGGCGGACGCCGCGGACGCGGTGACGAAGCTGTACAAGATcttcaaggagaaggacGCGTCGCAGATCGAGATCAACCCGCTGAGCGAGGTTGAGGGCCAGGACACCAAGGTGATGTGCATGGACGCCAAATTCGGGTTCGACGACAACGCGTCGTTCAGACAAGAGGAGGTGTATTCGTGGAGGGACCTGTCGCAGGAGGACGCGGACGAGGTGGTGGCCAAGAAGTCGGACCTGAACTTCGTGAAGCTGCAGGGCAACATCGGATGCCTGGTGAACGGAGCGGGGCTGGCGATGGCGACGATGGACGTGATCAAGCTGTACGGCGGAGACCCTGCGAACTTCCTGGACTGCGGCGGTGGCGCTACGCCCGAGACGATCGAGACCGCGTTCAAGCTGATCTTGTCAAACGAGAAGGTGGACGGCATCTTCGTGAACATCTTCGGCGGGATTGTGAGATGCGACTTTGTGGCGCAGGGCCTGGTGTCCGCGACCAAGAACCTAGCCGTGAGCGTGCCGATCGTGGCGCGTCTGCAGGGCACGAACCTGGAGGAGGGCCGCCGGATCATCGAGGAGTCTGGTCTGAAGATCTACTCGTTCGACGAGCTGGACCCTGCTGCGCAGAAGGTGGTGGAGCTGACGAGATGA
- the CPD1 gene encoding 2',3'-cyclic-nucleotide 3'-phosphodiesterase (similar to uniprot|P53314 Saccharomyces cerevisiae YGR247W CPD1 Cyclic nucleotide phosphodiesterase hydrolyzes ADP-ribose 1'' 2''-cyclic phosphate to ADP- ribose 1''-phosphate no detectable phenotype is conferred by null mutation or by overexpression): MGIALWFVPHSNSPVYDTIQSLILSLQTLFPDAPVFEPHLTVTSQLKCENLTGVNQILTSCVAAVGAIRESVRGKDGAIVSFSGVSVGKGYFTKVRLTCIENRYLMGIAQVIRELFVAEKPEEAAEWLTEEFRPHVSLVYSDMYHVNQALERVIAQRIEDALDLQLHKVRVAGDHNQCTWHFDSPMTGWGVPGVFKVVRCEGPVDEWEVLGSVEV, from the coding sequence ATGGGCATTGCTCTATGGTTCGTACCGCACTCCAATTCGCCAGTGTATGATACTATACAGTCCCTCATTTTGTCTTTGCAGACTCTGTTCCCTGATGCGCCTGTGTTTGAGCCCCACTTGACCGTTACATCGCAACTCAAATGCGAAAACCTGACTGGGGTGAATCAAATACTCACTTCGTGTGTAGCAGCTGTCGGGGCAATCAGAGAGAGCGTCAGGGGGAAGGACGGCGCAATAGTGTCGTTTTCTGGCGTGAGCGTGGGCAAAGGGTACTTCACTAAAGTGAGGCTGACATGCATCGAGAACAGGTACCTAATGGGGATCGCTCAGGTGATACGAGAGCTCTTCGTAGCAGAAAAGCCCGAAGAGGCAGCAGAGTGGCTTACGGAGGAATTTCGGCCTCACGTCTCGCTAGTGTATTCCGATATGTACCATGTCAACCAGGCGCTCGAGAGGGTCATCGCACAGAGAATTGAAGATGCTCTGGACCTGCAACTACACAAGGTGCGCGTAGCTGGAGACCACAACCAGTGCACCTGGCATTTCGATTCCCCCATGACGGGTTGGGGTGTGCCTGGGGTATTCAAGGTGGTCAGGTGCGAGGGACCCGTTGATGAGTGGGAAGTTCTGGGCAGTGTTGAAGTGTAA
- the SOL3 gene encoding 6-phosphogluconolactonase SOL3 (similar to uniprot|P38858 Saccharomyces cerevisiae YHR163W SOL3 Glucose-6-phosphate dehydrogenase weak multicopy suppressor of los1-1 mutation homologous to Sol2p and Sol1p) — translation MCACAWERKKRRGAGAGAGRASLRTGRDITLDGMPCTHVTCAMPNGCAPARDVYHTVRGVSLHTDSQDPQRHLARALPSPPTNATRAIYRRPALPYIKTRRPRAAGLHAPTALHAHFLPPPVPMVPVYTYDDSAALSRDLALYILAQQDAALQRGDRFNLAVSGGSLLKALRAGLVEDAELRARANWARWHVFFCDERIVPLEHADSNYGAFKAQVLDPLLQHDGVLGPTCYAINESLVGLGENDRLAAEYESLLPAQFDLILLGCGPDGHTCSLFPGDTHSYLLDANTDRRVAWCHSSPKPPADRITFTLPTLASAHALCFVAEGAAKQPVLQRILQSSPDTSLPAALVTDRFAQRVSWFVDSAAVQDLSVPAVTYNH, via the coding sequence ATGTGTGCGTGCGCGTGGGAGCGCAAAAAGCGGCGGGGAGCGGGCGCAGGAGCGGGGCGTGCGTCACTGCGGACGGGCCGTGATATCACTCTGGACGGGATGCCATGTACTCACGTGACGTGTGCCATGCCAAACGGATGTGCGCCAGCACGTGACGTGTATCACACAGTACGTGGAGTATCGCTACACACGGATTCACAGGACCCACAGCGTCATCTCGCACGCGCCCTCCCCTCACCCCCCACGAACGCCACGCGCGCAATCTATCGGCGCCCGGCCCTGCCCTATATAAAAACTCGCcgcccgcgcgccgccGGCCTCCACGCCCCTACCGCGCTCCACGCACACTTCCTACCCCCACCCGTCCCAATGGTCCCTGTCTACACCTACGACGACTCCGCCGCGCTCTCCCGCGACCTCGCCCTCTACATCCTCGCCCAACAGGACGCCGCGCTGCAGCGCGGCGACCGCTTCAACCTCGCCGTCAGCGGTGGCTCGCTACTCAAGGCGCTGCGCGCCGGCCTCGTCGAGGACGCCGAGCTGCGCGCCCGCGCCAACTGGGCCCGCTGGCACGTGTTTTTCTGCGACGAGCGCATCGTGCCCCTCGAGCACGCCGACAGCAACTACGGCGCCTTCAAGGCCCAGGTGCTCGACCCGCTGCTGCAGCACGATGGCGTGCTGGGCCCCACCTGCTACGCCATCAACGAGTCCCTCGTCGGCCTCGGCGAGAACGACCGCCTCGCCGCCGAGTACGAGTCCCTGCTGCCCGCGCAGTTCGACCTCATCCTGCTGGGCTGCGGGCCCGACGGCCACACCTGCTCCCTGTTCCCCGGCGACACCCACAGCTACCTGCTCGACGCGAACACCGACCGCCGCGTCGCTTGGTGCCACTCCTCCCCCAAGCCGCCCGCGGACCGCATCACCTTCACCCTGCCCACCCTGGCCTCCGCGCACGCCCTGTGCTTTGTCGCCGAGGGCGCGGCCAAGCAGCCCGTGCTGCAGCGCATCCTGCAATCCAGCCCTGACACTTCCCTGCCCGCCGCCCTGGTCACCGATCGTTTTGCTCAGCGCGTGTCCTGGTTTGTCGACAGTGCAGCGGTCCAAGACTTATCCGTGCCTGCAGTCACCTATAACCATTGA